One genomic window of Aliiroseovarius sp. M344 includes the following:
- a CDS encoding permease, producing MAETTHSHPPSRSWKIDKAWVAILLIPIILAVFAPGEVWPMITFALTALMHTAPFILFAILAVAYLKATGAESLLARAFEGREVRMIVMAAFAGGLSPFCSCEVIPFIAAMLAVGAPLGAVMAFWLSSPLMDPAMFAITAGTLGTGFAVAKTIAAVSIGLFGGFTVRAMAKTAVFADPLKNAPAAACCSSSGCGTGSGADIYSGEVNWQFWSDSARRSTFRATALENLLFLGKWLLLAYMIEALMLRYVPADLVAQVLGGSGIGPILLAAIVGAPAYLNGYAAVPMVAALLEQGMSNGAAMSFVIAGGVSCIPAAIAVWALVKPRVFAAYLVLAVIGAIAAGLTWGAIA from the coding sequence ATGGCTGAGACAACGCATTCACACCCGCCATCGAGAAGCTGGAAGATCGATAAAGCCTGGGTCGCAATCTTGCTGATTCCGATCATTCTGGCTGTGTTTGCGCCGGGTGAGGTCTGGCCGATGATCACATTCGCGCTGACAGCACTGATGCATACAGCGCCGTTTATCTTGTTTGCGATCCTTGCTGTCGCCTACCTCAAAGCAACCGGGGCTGAAAGCCTGCTCGCCCGAGCGTTTGAGGGGCGTGAAGTGCGCATGATCGTTATGGCCGCGTTTGCGGGCGGCCTGTCGCCGTTTTGCTCGTGCGAGGTTATTCCCTTCATTGCCGCCATGCTGGCTGTCGGCGCACCGTTGGGCGCGGTCATGGCGTTCTGGCTGTCCTCGCCCTTGATGGACCCGGCGATGTTCGCCATCACGGCCGGTACATTGGGCACAGGTTTCGCCGTTGCCAAAACCATTGCGGCTGTGTCGATCGGCCTTTTCGGCGGCTTCACCGTCCGCGCCATGGCCAAAACCGCTGTGTTTGCCGACCCTCTGAAGAACGCGCCTGCAGCCGCGTGCTGTTCGTCGTCGGGCTGTGGCACCGGATCGGGCGCTGACATCTATTCTGGTGAGGTCAACTGGCAGTTCTGGAGCGACTCAGCGCGGCGCTCAACATTTCGCGCGACAGCGCTTGAGAACCTTCTCTTCCTCGGAAAATGGTTGCTGCTGGCTTATATGATCGAGGCGTTGATGCTGCGCTATGTGCCCGCTGATCTTGTGGCGCAGGTGTTGGGTGGTTCTGGTATTGGGCCGATCTTGTTGGCCGCAATTGTTGGTGCTCCGGCCTATCTGAATGGTTATGCCGCTGTTCCCATGGTTGCTGCATTGCTTGAACAAGGCATGTCCAACGGCGCGGCAATGTCCTTCGTAATTGCGGGTGGTGTCAGCTGCATCCCCGCTGCCATAGCTGTGTGGGCGCTGGTCAAACCACGGGTTTTTGCGGCCTACCTTGTGCTGGCAGTTATTGGTGCTATCGCAGCTGGTCTTACTTGGGGGGCAATCGCCTAA
- a CDS encoding ABC transporter ATP-binding protein, with protein MLEFNNVSKSFWTGQQRKVILDDVSFRVELGNSLGILAPNGTGKTTLINMIAGLEKPDEGEIRRGCRISFPLGFMGGVIGRLSAKENARYLAKIYGLDPDYIEAFTRWLCELEEYYDFPVATYSAGMRGRFSFALLLALDFDIYLIDEGMPQSTDAQFNRKAGDVLRDRLTKSTVIIVSHQAETLEKFCQSAAVLKDGQFYMFETLEEAKRLYDYQTQG; from the coding sequence ATGCTCGAGTTCAACAATGTCAGCAAGTCCTTCTGGACGGGACAGCAACGCAAGGTCATTCTTGACGATGTGTCCTTTCGCGTTGAGCTGGGCAATTCGTTGGGCATTCTAGCACCCAACGGAACGGGCAAGACGACGCTGATCAATATGATTGCAGGGCTCGAAAAGCCGGACGAAGGTGAAATACGTCGTGGGTGCCGAATTTCCTTTCCATTGGGCTTTATGGGCGGTGTGATCGGACGGCTGTCAGCCAAAGAAAACGCCCGTTACCTTGCCAAAATCTATGGTTTGGACCCGGATTACATCGAAGCGTTTACCAGATGGCTGTGCGAGCTCGAGGAATATTACGATTTTCCCGTGGCAACCTACAGCGCGGGTATGCGCGGACGGTTCTCATTCGCGCTGTTGCTGGCACTGGACTTTGACATTTACCTGATCGACGAGGGCATGCCACAAAGCACCGATGCGCAGTTCAACCGAAAGGCCGGGGATGTGCTGCGCGACAGGTTGACGAAATCCACGGTGATCATTGTCTCGCACCAAGCAGAGACACTTGAGAAGTTCTGCCAGTCTGCGGCGGTTCTTAAGGATGGCCAGTTCTATATGTTTGAAACTTTGGAAGAAGCGAAACGGCTTTATGACTACCAAACCCAAGGCTAA
- a CDS encoding SseB family protein yields MTETTRLDDAHAAMEVDLTNDAARLRFYERLADGELFMLLANEPEGDDITPDVFELEGTAYVLVFDREDRLAEFVGSPAPYAALPGRLIASMLAGQKIGLGVNLGVAPSSILIPAEAMAWLADTLKSGPEQVEARIAEVHSPSAPEALIAALDAKLATAGGLANHACLAGVTYTDGRKGHLLGFIDAVTGAEHALAGAANEALTFSGLDAGVMDVGFFAGSEQAAGKLAALGVRFDLPAPPAPDRATPVAPGSDPEKPPILK; encoded by the coding sequence ATGACCGAAACAACCCGCCTTGATGATGCCCATGCCGCAATGGAGGTTGATCTGACCAACGACGCGGCGCGGCTTCGGTTTTATGAGCGCCTCGCGGATGGCGAGTTGTTCATGCTATTGGCCAACGAGCCGGAAGGCGACGACATCACACCGGATGTTTTTGAACTAGAGGGCACCGCCTATGTGCTGGTGTTCGACCGCGAAGATCGGCTGGCCGAATTCGTGGGCTCGCCCGCGCCCTACGCCGCGCTGCCAGGCCGATTGATCGCCTCCATGTTGGCCGGGCAAAAGATCGGCCTGGGGGTCAATCTGGGCGTGGCCCCGTCATCCATCCTGATCCCGGCAGAGGCAATGGCCTGGCTGGCAGACACGTTGAAATCGGGGCCAGAGCAGGTCGAAGCCCGGATTGCCGAGGTCCACAGCCCATCCGCACCTGAGGCGCTGATCGCGGCACTGGATGCCAAGCTCGCTACCGCTGGCGGCCTGGCAAACCATGCGTGTTTGGCGGGTGTCACCTATACAGATGGCCGCAAAGGGCACTTGCTGGGGTTCATTGATGCGGTCACTGGCGCTGAACACGCGCTGGCGGGTGCCGCAAACGAAGCGTTAACCTTCTCTGGCCTCGATGCGGGTGTGATGGATGTGGGGTTTTTTGCAGGCAGCGAACAGGCAGCTGGGAAATTGGCAGCTTTGGGGGTGCGGTTTGACCTTCCCGCTCCCCCAGCCCCAGACCGCGCGACGCCTGTCGCGCCGGGCTCTGACCCGGAAAAACCACCCATCTTGAAGTAA
- the lgt gene encoding prolipoprotein diacylglyceryl transferase has product MFLAIPFPAISPELFSVEIGTFTFALRWYALGYLAGIAIGWWIIARAISKPQLWRGDVPMTRTQLEDLATWAIVGIVLGGRLGYVLFYDPAHFLANPLDIPKVWTGGMSFHGGFLGIVAITWLFARKHGIAVAKLADLMAIAAPIGIGLVRVTNFINAELWGRPTDAPWGVIFPGEAAQSCPGWDAALGACARHPSQLYEAILEGLVLAVVLLTLAFRQGWLKRPGMLTGAFFLGYGLSRFIVEFFRQADMQFITPDNPWGHVIRAGEFGLTMGQTLTLPMIAVGILTLIWAARRQQRASES; this is encoded by the coding sequence ATGTTCTTAGCTATCCCCTTTCCCGCCATCTCGCCCGAACTTTTCTCGGTTGAGATCGGCACTTTTACCTTCGCCCTGCGCTGGTACGCGCTGGGTTATTTGGCTGGCATTGCAATTGGCTGGTGGATCATAGCGCGAGCAATCTCAAAGCCCCAACTTTGGCGCGGTGACGTTCCGATGACGCGGACCCAGTTGGAAGACCTAGCCACATGGGCGATTGTCGGAATCGTTTTGGGGGGCCGCTTGGGCTATGTGCTGTTTTACGACCCAGCCCATTTCCTGGCAAATCCACTGGATATCCCCAAGGTCTGGACGGGCGGAATGTCGTTTCATGGCGGCTTCCTTGGCATTGTCGCGATCACCTGGCTGTTTGCCCGCAAACACGGGATCGCCGTGGCAAAACTGGCAGACCTGATGGCAATCGCTGCCCCGATTGGCATCGGGTTGGTGCGGGTCACAAACTTCATCAACGCCGAACTATGGGGGCGGCCAACCGACGCTCCATGGGGCGTCATTTTCCCCGGCGAAGCCGCGCAAAGCTGCCCCGGTTGGGATGCAGCCCTCGGGGCTTGCGCCCGCCACCCCAGCCAGCTTTACGAAGCGATACTTGAAGGACTGGTCTTGGCAGTGGTGCTTCTGACACTCGCGTTCCGGCAAGGCTGGCTGAAACGTCCGGGCATGCTGACCGGCGCATTCTTTCTGGGTTATGGACTGTCCAGATTCATCGTCGAGTTCTTCCGGCAGGCCGACATGCAATTCATCACACCAGACAACCCCTGGGGTCACGTCATCCGAGCTGGCGAGTTCGGGCTGACAATGGGTCAAACTTTAACCCTGCCGATGATCGCTGTGGGCATTCTCACCCTGATTTGGGCTGCGAGACGCCAACAAAGGGCCTCAGAATCATGA
- a CDS encoding accessory factor UbiK family protein translates to MQTRNKILDDMSQLMTNAMGVAQGAKDEAETAMKSWMDRWLADRDFVTREEFDAVRAMAQKAREENDALKARLDALEKKKTKG, encoded by the coding sequence ATGCAGACGCGCAACAAAATTCTGGACGATATGTCCCAATTGATGACCAATGCGATGGGCGTGGCCCAAGGCGCAAAGGATGAAGCCGAGACCGCGATGAAAAGTTGGATGGACCGCTGGCTGGCCGACCGCGATTTCGTCACCCGCGAAGAATTCGACGCGGTGCGTGCTATGGCGCAAAAAGCGCGCGAGGAAAACGACGCGCTGAAAGCCCGTTTGGATGCGCTTGAGAAGAAAAAGACCAAAGGGTAA
- a CDS encoding Na+/H+ antiporter NhaA, translated as MYRVWNFVTTYSILLISGAILALIWANIDPHSYHHVVEYPLWFNSWIGIDIGHWEHAYGEVAHHFEYGDIERVVTFHYLINDMLMALFFAIAGKEVWEAVILENGSLRGKKAATPLVATAGGMLGPIAVYLGIAYFLGSTTFDAVSRGWAIPTATDIAFSYLVGRLVFGAGHPAVRFLLLLAIADDAAGLIILAIFYPSGELAPLWLLLSVIASAATFLVFNWMPRRLDRGNQLRPRSTWVRKKLGWYPYAVAGCLSWFAFAQAGIHPALGLLPVIPAIPHADRAFGLFAEAEKYLTDTLNQMEHGLAIPVDIVLFFFGLLNAGVEFGAISEATWLVLAGLVVGKPVGIFCMGWLAAHPMGLGLPAGMRTIDLIVIGFVAAIGFTVSLFVASVAFSPGPIQDAAKMGALFSFGAVILSFAAGKLLKVQKQEG; from the coding sequence ATGTATCGCGTGTGGAATTTTGTCACGACTTACTCGATCCTCCTGATCAGCGGGGCCATTCTCGCGCTGATCTGGGCCAATATCGATCCCCATTCTTATCATCATGTTGTCGAATACCCGCTGTGGTTTAACAGCTGGATCGGCATTGATATCGGCCATTGGGAGCACGCATACGGCGAGGTCGCGCATCATTTCGAATACGGTGATATCGAGCGTGTGGTGACATTCCACTATCTGATCAACGACATGCTAATGGCGTTGTTCTTCGCCATCGCAGGCAAAGAGGTCTGGGAAGCAGTGATCCTCGAAAACGGGTCGTTGCGCGGCAAGAAAGCAGCGACGCCGCTGGTGGCGACTGCAGGCGGTATGCTGGGTCCCATCGCCGTGTATCTGGGCATTGCCTATTTCCTCGGATCCACAACCTTTGATGCGGTGTCGCGCGGTTGGGCTATTCCGACCGCAACCGATATCGCCTTCAGCTATCTGGTCGGGCGTCTGGTCTTCGGCGCAGGTCACCCCGCCGTTCGGTTCCTGTTGTTGCTGGCTATCGCAGATGACGCTGCTGGCCTGATCATTCTGGCGATTTTTTACCCATCTGGCGAACTGGCACCATTGTGGCTTCTGTTGTCGGTCATTGCCTCAGCTGCGACCTTCTTGGTGTTCAACTGGATGCCGCGCCGTCTTGATCGCGGAAACCAATTACGCCCTCGTTCGACATGGGTGCGCAAGAAGTTGGGCTGGTATCCTTACGCCGTTGCGGGATGTCTAAGCTGGTTTGCATTCGCCCAAGCAGGTATCCACCCAGCTTTGGGTTTGTTGCCAGTCATCCCGGCTATTCCTCATGCAGATCGTGCATTTGGCCTGTTTGCCGAGGCTGAGAAATACCTGACGGACACCCTGAACCAAATGGAACACGGTTTGGCCATACCCGTAGACATCGTTCTATTTTTCTTCGGGCTGCTGAATGCTGGCGTCGAGTTTGGCGCGATATCTGAAGCCACTTGGTTGGTTTTGGCCGGGCTGGTCGTTGGCAAGCCCGTGGGTATTTTCTGCATGGGATGGCTCGCGGCGCACCCGATGGGACTTGGATTGCCAGCAGGTATGCGCACCATCGATTTGATCGTTATCGGCTTCGTGGCAGCCATTGGTTTCACCGTTTCACTCTTCGTTGCCTCGGTGGCATTTTCTCCGGGACCAATTCAGGATGCAGCCAAAATGGGTGCCCTGTTTAGCTTCGGCGCGGTAATCCTGTCGTTTGCAGCGGGAAAGTTGTTAAAAGTGCAAAAACAGGAAGGCTAG
- a CDS encoding ArsR/SmtB family transcription factor, which produces MKHDSLEPLNLDIAASQFAALGSEHRLSVLRTLVRAGPEGLPIGALGERCGVTGSTLTHHMKILAAAGLVTQAKQGRSIICAAAEYEVMRALSDYLLSECCADCPDGKGHDHG; this is translated from the coding sequence ATGAAACACGATTCTCTTGAACCACTCAACCTCGACATTGCCGCGTCTCAATTCGCGGCTCTCGGGTCCGAACACCGCCTGTCGGTGCTGCGCACATTAGTGCGCGCGGGTCCTGAAGGCTTGCCCATTGGGGCGCTGGGCGAACGATGCGGGGTGACCGGGTCCACGCTGACGCACCATATGAAAATCCTTGCGGCTGCGGGATTGGTGACACAGGCAAAGCAAGGCCGAAGCATCATCTGCGCGGCTGCTGAATACGAGGTTATGCGCGCGCTGTCAGACTATCTTTTGTCTGAATGCTGTGCTGATTGCCCGGACGGAAAGGGCCACGATCATGGCTGA
- a CDS encoding uracil-DNA glycosylase family protein — MTSLTRDIEACRLCTVRFAATETRHAPRPVVWFRQGASVRVIGQAPGMRVHKSGLPFDDPSGDRLRDWMGIDRDAFYDKSRIAITPMGFCFPGYDANGSDLPPPKICAATWADRVDAALADVPLTLLVGGFAQARHLGRAKGVTATVEGWRDHAPRLFPLPHPSWRNTGWLKKNAWFEAELLPVLRSRVAELLNHRSAEAKT, encoded by the coding sequence ATGACAAGTTTGACCCGCGACATCGAAGCCTGCCGACTGTGTACGGTCCGCTTCGCCGCCACCGAAACGCGCCATGCGCCGCGCCCAGTGGTCTGGTTCCGGCAGGGGGCATCTGTGCGCGTTATCGGGCAGGCACCGGGCATGCGCGTGCACAAATCGGGCCTGCCTTTTGACGATCCGTCAGGCGACCGATTGCGCGATTGGATGGGGATTGATCGGGACGCCTTTTATGACAAGTCACGCATCGCCATCACGCCGATGGGGTTCTGTTTCCCCGGTTATGATGCGAACGGGTCCGACCTTCCGCCACCCAAGATTTGCGCGGCGACATGGGCAGACCGCGTCGACGCCGCCCTTGCAGATGTCCCGCTGACGCTTTTGGTCGGTGGGTTTGCCCAAGCGCGCCACCTTGGGCGCGCGAAAGGCGTGACAGCAACTGTCGAAGGATGGCGCGATCATGCGCCGCGGCTCTTTCCCTTGCCACATCCATCTTGGCGCAATACGGGATGGCTAAAGAAAAACGCGTGGTTCGAGGCAGAACTGCTGCCGGTCTTAAGGTCCCGCGTCGCTGAACTGCTAAACCACCGAAGTGCCGAGGCCAAAACATGA